Part of the Listeria innocua genome is shown below.
AACCGATTGCTTCTCTCAAAGCTCGTACAGTGTAATCTTGAATTTTTACATCAGCAAAAGAAATTTCGCCATCGTACGTATCATATTCTCGCATTAATAATTTTAATAACGATGTTTTCCCAGAACCAGTTCGCCCAACAATTCCAAGCGTTTCACCAGATTTTAAGTCAAAACCAATCTCTGACAATACGGGTTCACTTTCATCTGGATACGTAAATGCATTAATTTCCACATGTAAATTACCTTCTGGCGTAACATCTACTGCATCTGCGTGATCAATTACATCTTCTTTTTCCGCAAGCAAATGCTGCACACGGTCGTAAGAAGCATTTCCGCGCTGAATGATATTGTATAAAAATCCAAATGCTAACATCGGCCAAATGAGTAAGAATAAATAGTTTGAAAAAGCAATCACTTGTCCAATAGTCAATTCTCCGTCAACAACGAATTTAGCTCCAAACCCTAAGGAAAGCACAAAGGAAATCCCTACAATAATCGAAATCATTGGATCGAACATCGCATCCACTTTAGCAACCGAAATATTTTTTTGAACTACTTCTTTTGTTTGTTTGGCAAAATCTTGAATATCTTCTTTTTCTTGCCCAAATGTTCGTGTGACTTTAATTCCTGAAATACTTTCTTGTGTTTTATCATTTAACATCGAAAAAGCAGCTTGAGCCCCATGGAAACGATCATGTAATTTTTTACCTAAAATCGAACTTCCGAGTACCATAAACGGCATTGGAAGTAATGCAATCAAAGTAAGGCGCCAGTCAATCGTAATCGCCATGGTTGCAATAACCGTTCCTCCTGTTAACACAGAATCCGATAATGTCAAAACACCAATTCCCGCCACTTGTTGAATAGCGGTAATATCATTCGTCGCATGTGCCATTAAATCCCCAGTACGATAACGTTGGAAGAAAAATGGTGACATCTTCGTAAAATGTTCGAACAGTCGTAAGCGTAACGTCCGTTGTAATTTGTTATCAGAACCGAAAATCAACATCCGCCAAACGTAACGTCCAACGTAAGCAAGAACAGCTGCTACAACGAGAATAAGCATCCATTTAATCAATTTTTCTTTTGTCAGTGAGTCATTTGTGACTGCATCCACCGTGTAGCCAATTATTTGCGGCGGTACTAACTGCAAAAGCGCAATTGTAAATAAAATTGTTACCCCAAACGCATAAGACTTCCAATTTTCTTTAAAAAACCAGCTTAATGCTTTAAAAATTTTCAAACAACTATCCCTCCCTTTTTTCCTTAAATTTGGACAAATAAAAATAATGGACCTATTTCTGCCCATTATTACCCGAAAAAATATATTTATTTGTCACCACTTTGTATAAAATAAAACCAACTTAAAGGAGAGTTCCCATGCTCGCGAAATGGTCCGGTGAAATAAATTCTATTTTTAAGCGCAATAATGCCATGTTTGAAGTCGTAATATAATTATTCATCGTCCATTCCTCCTTTGTTTTATTATGCAACGATATTAGTTTAACCGATTTCATTTGAAAGCGCAACAAATAATTGCAAATTGTTTAAAAATTATTTGTATTTCGGGATTACTTTTAAGAAAAAATACAGCTATATACAATAAAAGCATAACGATACTTAGTAAGCACCGTTATGCTTTTTGATCATTTCTATTTAGTTTTCTTCTATTTTCACTTGGTTTTCTACGGCATTTTCATATGTTTCATATTCTTCTGTTTGCGTAACTTCTTTTGCTGTATCGATATTTTTTGTTTTTTCATCGAATGCTATTGTAGAGTTACCACCTGAAATAAGTAATGAACCATCATCTTGCGTATAAGCAGTAAAAATATAAATTTTTCCTACATCTGGCAGTATGTCATCTTCAAATATATCATAGGCAGAACCGTCCTCTCGAATACCACCTTGTTTGGCTATCGCAAGTTCTTTATCCGTTGCCAGTTCATTTTTTAAATTAGAAATAACTTTGATTTTATAATTTGTGTAGGCTTCTCCGATATATTTTACCGAACCATCTTCTTGTTCGATTGGCGTTTTATTTTTATAAATAGTTCCGCTCTCTCCTGTTACTTTTCCGACAAACACATAATCCGCATCACCAACAACTTCATTTGGATTATCGATATTTAGTGTATAGTCTGAATGAATGGCATAAGTTGGAACATCTTTTTTCTTTGGTTCTGTTTTTTCTGCATATGTACTTACTGTTAGCAAGCAACCGATACCTAAAATTGTTACTGTTGAAGCAATTATTCCCATAGTTGTCTTTTTCATCTTAAGTACCCCTTTTTAATATTTTTTATATGCTGCATCATAAGATCTTTTGTCGTTCGTAGATAAGCTCGTCTTGGAAGTACTATATTGGTACATCACATCAGAGGATGCATTATGAGCTAATCGCAAACCATGACCTAATTCGTGTGTTGCTACATTTTGCTTACCAGCATTATTTTTTTTATCCATATTTTTTTTGTTAAAAGTAATTTTTCCATTGCTATAAGTAGTAGCATTAACATTGTTATTGACGGAAACATCACTGCAATAAACATCAGATTTATTCTGCGCAGAAGCTGGTCTAATTACTCCCTTTTTATAGGCGTTCCAAGTATTGGCCCCTGATCTTATAAAAGACATATACTTCGAATTACCCGAGTAATCTAAATGCTTACTACTATCTACTAAATCCCATGTAATAATTTTAGCTGCCGCACTCGCTTCCACACTTGGCATAACCATACTCCATACGCAAATAAATGCTACTAACAATGATAAAATTTTCTTCATTCTGTGTCGCTCCTCTTTGTAAGTAATTTTTCAAGTGAAACAGTAAACATATTAGTTAATACGTATACCTTTTTTTCTTCCTAACGTGATGAATACTCCCCCTTTTCTCTCAAACTATATCATAAAAATAGGAAATCCCTATTTAAATAATAACAAGCTTTCGTACGTACTAAATTTTTAAAATTGGCTCGAGTTTCTGGGCTTTTGTGCTCTAAATACCTTTTTTATACAACAGTAAACTCCGAATCCAACGAAAAATCCGATGATATATAATAGCAAATCGGTTACATCAAACATCCCCACTTTTAATATAGATTGCAAGCTTTCGATTACTAAAATCAAAGTAAAAAAGGCAATAAAGCGCTTTAGAAAATCATCCAAAAATGGAACAAAGCTTAGCAGAAAATACATAGGAGTGAATAACACTAAATTAATTAAAAGTACGGACCACGAAGCTTCATTAACGCGTAAATCTTCCAAAATAAGCATCACATTGACATTAAAATAGGACTCTAAAGATACACTATCATCAGGTCTTAATAAGCCGATAGTTAAAACGAATAAATACAATAAGAGTAATAAATATCCATCCCATTTATTTTGAAGCTTAAAAACCATTTTGAGTAAAATGTATAGTGTGAATACCACAATCCCAAAAGCTAAAACATTTTTATTCAAGCTCTCCATATTGCCAAAGTACATGGGTAAGATATTATAAAATATACGGAAATATACAATAAAAGCTACTAGCAAACTAAGTAAAAATAAAAGTAATTTATAAATATTTCTTTTAATGTTCGTCATCCCTTTTTCCAACCTTGAACGCCTCATTTCTAAACTTTATACCCTCCAAAAAAATTGTAACATGGATAGCGAATGTATAACCAAAAATGTAATGAAATAGCCGATTCTTGTCATGAACGACTAAAATCAGGCTTAAATTAGAATTATTATTACACTTTTTGAAACGAATCGTCTATTTGGTCTATTATT
Proteins encoded:
- a CDS encoding VanZ family protein — translated: MEKGMTNIKRNIYKLLLFLLSLLVAFIVYFRIFYNILPMYFGNMESLNKNVLAFGIVVFTLYILLKMVFKLQNKWDGYLLLLLYLFVLTIGLLRPDDSVSLESYFNVNVMLILEDLRVNEASWSVLLINLVLFTPMYFLLSFVPFLDDFLKRFIAFFTLILVIESLQSILKVGMFDVTDLLLYIIGFFVGFGVYCCIKKVFRAQKPRNSSQF
- a CDS encoding matrixin family metalloprotease, translated to MKKILSLLVAFICVWSMVMPSVEASAAAKIITWDLVDSSKHLDYSGNSKYMSFIRSGANTWNAYKKGVIRPASAQNKSDVYCSDVSVNNNVNATTYSNGKITFNKKNMDKKNNAGKQNVATHELGHGLRLAHNASSDVMYQYSTSKTSLSTNDKRSYDAAYKKY
- a CDS encoding ABC transporter ATP-binding protein, which produces MKIFKALSWFFKENWKSYAFGVTILFTIALLQLVPPQIIGYTVDAVTNDSLTKEKLIKWMLILVVAAVLAYVGRYVWRMLIFGSDNKLQRTLRLRLFEHFTKMSPFFFQRYRTGDLMAHATNDITAIQQVAGIGVLTLSDSVLTGGTVIATMAITIDWRLTLIALLPMPFMVLGSSILGKKLHDRFHGAQAAFSMLNDKTQESISGIKVTRTFGQEKEDIQDFAKQTKEVVQKNISVAKVDAMFDPMISIIVGISFVLSLGFGAKFVVDGELTIGQVIAFSNYLFLLIWPMLAFGFLYNIIQRGNASYDRVQHLLAEKEDVIDHADAVDVTPEGNLHVEINAFTYPDESEPVLSEIGFDLKSGETLGIVGRTGSGKTSLLKLLMREYDTYDGEISFADVKIQDYTVRALREAIGYVPQDQFLFSTTVRDNIRFGKPEAPQEEVSKIAQLVSVDEDILGFEHGYDTIVGERGVSLSGGQKQRLAIARALIMNPELLILDDALSAVDAKTEEQILSNLKENRSDKTTIISAHRLSSVEHANLIIVIDKGRIVERGTHSELMTLDGWYAEMFHEQQLEEALGEGGAADGSDE